TCGTGTTGTCTGACGACCAGGATGACCTAGCGCCAGTTCGTCTCGGTGTCCTGCCCGTCCAGCTCGGCACCGTCCAGTTCACGGCTGTCGGCTTCCCGGACTTCGCTCTCGACCGGAACGTGCCAACAACCCGGCAGATCAATGGCGATGTGCTACTCGGCTCGTTCCTCGGCAGGGCAGGGATGGAACTCTCGCTGAGCTCTCCGCCTCCCGAGGCATCTTCCGACGAGCACCGCGTTAGCTCGCCGTGGACGGGCTTCTCCGGCGCCGGAGTACTCGCTCATGACGACGTACTGATCGGCGTGTGCAGCAGCCACCACGTCCTCGGGGGCACGGCAAGTCTGACGGCGACGGGATTTGAAGGTCTGCCCCGCGATCCCAAGTTCGTCCGTTACCTCCGCGCCCACGGTGTCGATCCAGATCCTGTTCCGGTGACCAAACCCGAGGGCGCGGACACGCACCTGCGGGAGATCCACACCCACCACGAGGTCATCCGCGGACTCCATGGCCGACGGACTCACCTTACGGAGGGCCAGCTCTCGTTCATCAGCCCTGGCTCCTCCCACGAAGCCGATCCGCAGAACCTGCTCCGCCACCTCTCCGCCGCAGACCCACGCGGTGTCCTTCTTGTCGGACCGGCTGGCGTGGGAAAGACCCGGACCTGTTTCGAAGTCGCGGAGGCCGCCCATCGAGCCGACTGGCAGGTCTTCCACGTTGAGGCGAACAACTCCGTGACAGTGGAGGACCTCTCACGGGTCGTGCTCAGCGGCGATCGGTCCCGGGTTCTGCTCGTGCTTGACCACCTCGACGCCTGCCCGCAGCTGGACCTGCGAGTGCTCGTCAACGGCTTCCTGCCGGAGGCCAAACGGCTCGGTGTCCATGTGGCAGCGCTCGCATCGATACGTCCGGGTGCCCGCCGCAGGCTCCACCAACGTGGTGCAGGACTCTTCTTCGACGAGGTGTTCCTGCGTCAGGACGATAACTATCAGACCACGGTGATCACGCACATCCTGCATGAAGTCGCTCCGAGATCGCTGCAGCGATGGGGAGCGACGGAACTCGCGCGGGCGTGCGGGCGTCGCCCGGTCACCGCCCTACTCATCGCTGACGCGCTCGAGCGCCGACTCACAGCTGGCCGCCCTGCCCCGGACCTGACGCGGGTCCGCCCTGGAGAGCTGATCGGCTGGATCAGGGAGGGAATCTGGCAGGACGCATTGGCACCCGTCAACACGGTAGAAGCAACCAACCCACTGGCCACCACGGTTCCGGACCTCGCACACATAGCCTTCGCGACCGCCGTCAGTATCTGCCCGCAGCCTCGCCAGGCCGTGGAGGACGCGGTCGACGCACTGCTCGCCGCCCGTCCCTCCGCCGATCCAGCGATCACGGGCGGACGACACGTCGTCGATACCCTTCTCTCGCTGGGGTGGATGGACGAGTCCGAGGGAGAGCTCCATGTTGTTCACGACATCGTGACCGACGAGTTGGTGCTCCATTCCATGCTGCCGCCACCAGGCTGGAGCGTCCACGACGCATCAGCTGAGGCCCTTCTCGACGCCACGTCTCGACGGTCCCGCTCATTCGTCCTAATCGCCGACCACCTGCGACGGTTGGCCACTGACCTGGAAGGACAGGGGCCGGGTGACCGGTCCGGCGCCCTCGAGCGGTTTTGTCGGAACTGGGTCACCCGAAACGCGACGACGCTGGGGAAGCTACTGGAGCACGCAGGCAAGAACGGTGAGCATGCCCTGCTCACCATGGTGCTCAACTCGCCCTGGAAGTCCGCGACTCTGGAGGTCTGGGACGATCTGGTCCGACCCTGGCTGGTCCGGGCCGAGCGTGACCACGCTGCAAGGCATTTCCTGGACACGGCCCTCAGTGACCCGCAGAACTTGCCGCAGCCACTCGTCTCAGCCTCACTGTCCTGGCTGTCCCGACGAGCTGAGCAGACTGATGCCGACCATGTCATCAGGGCGCTGCTGGACCGAAGTGATCTCTCGTCCGGCCAGGAACAGCTGGCTGTGGACTACGCCCTCAACTGGGTTCGTGAGCACGCCAGCTGGCGCGCCGCTCCTCTGATACTCGGGCAGTTGCTGAAGCGAGACCACGACGCACACCGAGTGGAACAGGTGATGAAGTGCGTGTTCGACTGGCTTAGTCCGCGCCGCTTGCCTGAATCGAGCGCTGCCGTCCTACGCCGCCTTCTGGAGCACGATGACCTGGCAGTCGAATATCGAAGGGCAGCCGTCGATCGTACCTTTACTTGGTTCACCAATCATCGCGATGCCAGCGCCGCCGCCGCCGCCGCATCACTCCTGGGCGCGCTCCTGAGTTGTCACAGCCTAACGGCGCTCGAAGAACACTCTGCGCTCGAACTCGCCTTCGACTGGCTTTCAGTGAACCACTCTGCCGTGCCCACCGCCGGTGTTGTGCTGCGCGCTGTGCTCGAGGCGTGCCAGCTCACGGCCGAGCAGGCACAGAGGACGGCCCGATATGTCGAGGCCTGGAGCACACTTCATCCGTCTAGCGTCCACCGGAGCAACGTTCTGCGTGCCCTACTGGCCAGCGAGGCTTCCGGCAAAGGCGTCAAGCTGCTGAAGCGGTTGGCCGGCGATCTCACCGAGCCATCGGCGGCTGCTGCGCTGCAACGGCTACTCGAACACGATCTGACGCCTGAAGAAGCCCGTCCCATCATCTCGCGGGCTTTCCAGTGGCTGACGCTGAACGAGACGGCTACTGACCGCCAACTCGTCCTCCAAGCAATGCTATGGCGGCAGGAATTGGTCGGAGAGCAGCTGGCCAACGTCGCTGATCTCACAATGGTGGAGCTTCGAGCCCGTCCCGCCCAGCCTTCGCTCATCGGCATGCTACTCAGTCGTCGAACAGGACTCCGGCCCGACCAGGCCCAGTTCGGGATCGAGCTCGCCCTCGAAGAATGCACTAGGTATACAACGTTCCATTATCAAAGACCTTTTCTATGCCCGCTCTTGAGGCGATCGGACCTGACTCCCGAACAAGCCTCGCGAGCGATCACGCTAGGGCTGGAGCGACTTTCGACCAACTCCAGCAACAAGACGCGAGAGATCCTCTGTGCACTCCTGGAACGGCAGGACCTCTCATCGGCCCAGCTGTCCCAACTTTTGGCGCACACGGCACGATGGCTGACTACGCGCGGCGCCTCTCCAAGGTCCTCCTTCGTCCTGCTTCACCTTCTGCAACGTAATGACCTACCCAGCGAGGTCGAAGAGGACGCTCTTCGCCGCGCACGAGAATCGCTCCTGACGCACCCGGATGCGCTGCCAGCACCCCGCCTGCGCGCACAGCTGGTTAGGCGCGGCTCCGACAGCTCCTGAGCATTCGGACAGGGGTGCGGTTCATGGGCCGCCGTTGGAGGCTAGGCCGCGCACGCCGATCGCCGGCGTCACCGCCATCGACACTCCGTTCAAGGTCATGGTGCCCTTGCCAAGGCCCCGCTCCGCGCTCCCCCGGGAAACCGAGACCGAGCACATCGAAGGAGGCGGCCCCTCTCAACGGTGCCCCCACCGCCCACTTCGGCCTCTCGCCTGGGCAAGACGCCCACCTCGCCGATGCCCTCGGAACCGCCCGCTGACGACGATCGCCAGCAGCCTCACCGGCGGATCATCCTGTCGAACACCGACAAGTGAGCTTGGGCGCCCGCGGTGGTCGGCGGCGAGCGGTCGTCCGCCACGGTGATCAGCAGCCGCCCCGGGCAGGGCGCGTGACGAAGGCCACAGGAAGTGGAGTTCGCCATTTGGGACGACGCTGCCCACACGCTCCAGGAGCCGGATCGACCAGCCGAAATCCGCTACCCAGGCGCCGCACCAGCGGCCTTCTGGCACGGATCTGGCACGACGGCCCAGTATTGGTCCAGACAACAAGAAAGCCCCAGGTCGTTGACCTGGGGCTTTACCTCTGAGCGGGCGACGAGAATCGAACTCGCGCTATAAGCTTGGGAAGCTCATGTTCTACCATTAAACTACGCCCGCCTGATGAGCCGTCATGAGACCGCTCGATCCACGATCACTCTACCCCATCGTCGCGGGTGCTTGTAGCGGCCTTCGCAGCCGTGCCGCCGCCGGTCGTGAGTGTCGGGTTCTCGGTCCCGCGTCGTCCGGTCGGCCGGCGCGGTGGGGGTGTGGCGGAGTCGGGTGGGAGTCGCGTCGGAGCGCCCCCGGGTGGGGTGCGGGGGCGTACTGTTCTGGTCGCGTGGAGAGTCCCGGCGGTGCCTTCCCGGGGGCGGCGAGCCGCTGTGCGGAATGTCCGGAAGATCCCCTAATGTGTCGCTGTCCCGCGAGGCGAATCCCGTCGGGACGCCATGAGTACGGGGGAAGAATGGGAAGGGGACCGATGGAGCAGCGCGCCGTCGTTCGTTGTGCCGAGGGGCACCTGTTCAGCACCACCACGTTCCCGATGCAGAATCTCGGCCCGGCGCGACTGGGGCCGGGGAGACTGATCCGGTGTCCGCAGTGTGGACGGATGCGCAGTTCGGTGCTCGCCGATGTGCGGGAGCTGTCGGAGCCGCAACTGGAGCGGGCGCTGCGGCTGGAGGCCGCGGAGTTCCTGGCCTGAGGCCGGGCGAGGTGGTGTCGGGCCCCGGGCGGATTCGTCCGGGGCCGTCCGGTGCACGTAACCTCGAAGCGTGCTGCTCTCTGACAAGGACATTCGAACCGAGATCGACAAGGGTCGGGTCGTCATCGACCCCTTCGACCCTTCGATGGTCCAGCCCTCCAGCATCGACGTCCGGCTGGATCGTTTCTTCCGGGTGTTCGAGAACCACCGCTACCCGCACATCGACCCCTCCGAGGAGCAGCCGGACCTGACCCGGCTGGTCGAGCCGGAGGGTGACGAGGCGTTCATCCTGCACCCGGGTGAGTTCGTGCTGGCGTCGACGTACGAGGTCATCTCGCTGCCGGACGACGTCGCCTCCCGGCTGGAGGGCAAGTCGAGCCTCGGCCGGCTCGGGCTGCTGACGCACTCCACGGCGGGCTTCATCGACCCCGGGTTCAGCGGGCACGTCACGCTGGAGCTCTCGAACGTGGCGACGCTGCCGATCAAGCTGTACCCGGGCATGAAGATCGGGCAGCTGTGCCTGTTCCGGCTCTCCTCGCCGTCCGAGCACCCGTACGGCTCCGCGCGGTACGGCTCGCGCTACCAGGGCCAGCGCGGCCCGACGGCCTCGCGCTCGCACCTGAACTTCCACCGCAGCCAGGTCTGATCCGGGCGGAGAACGCAGCAGCGGGCGGTCACCCCTCGGGGGTGGCCGCCCGCAGGCTTGTCCGGGGCCGGCGGCCGTCACTCGTACGGGCGAGGCCCGTACAGGCTCCGCACCGGGCCCGGCCGGGTATGCGTGCGGCTCAGGCGCGCTTCGGGCGGGTGACGGCGGTCAGTTCGCTGCCGTCCTCGGAGAGCCGCAGTTCGGTGCGGAGCTCGGCGAGCTCCCCCAGGTGGTGCAGGTGGGTGCCTCCGCAGAAGATCTGCGCCGGGCCGGCCGGCAGCTCGCAGTGCCACTGGCGGCGGGCGGTCAGCTCGGGGCCGGGGGTCTCGATCCGCACCGGCGCGTCGGCGGCGACCCAGGTGGCGAGCAGGTCGTTGACGGCTTCGGTGACGGCGGGCAGGGCCTCGGCGAGGGCGGGCAGCTCGTCGGTGGCCTCGGCCGTGAAGCCCTTCTTCTTGAGCGACTTGCCGAGGCGGTAGGTGTCGGTGCTGGCCTCCGTGTCCATCACCGAGGAGGCCATCGCCAGGCTGTCGAAGTCGGCGTTGCCGAAGGCGTCGGCGCGGCCCGGGTCCTTGCGCCAGCGCGGGGCGAGAGCGGCGTTGAGAGCCAGGGCGAGCAGGTGGCAGCCGCTGTGCGAGGCGCTGAGGGCGGCCCTGCGGCCCGCGTCGACGGCCAGTGAGGCCGGGCGGCCGACGATATCGCCCGGGTCGTCGGTGAGCACGTGCAGGACCAGCCAGGACCACTGCTCGTCGCCGCGTCGGACCGGGATGTCCGCGCCGGCCAGCAGGTCGCCGCCGTCCGGGCCGAGGGCGCCGGTCAGGCAGTCCACGACGGGCCGCTCGACGCCGTCGACCGTCAGCGTCCCGGTGTCGGCGGGCTGGTCCGGCCAGGTGTGGTCGAGCGGGTGGAACGGCGTCGCGGCGGTGACGACGGCGTACCGCCCGTCGGCCAGCGGCTGGACGGCCAGGACGGGTGATTCGCCGGTCACCGCCCCGGCCGGGAAGCTGACGTGCGTGGTGGGGAGGGTCATACGGGCTCCGTGCACTGGTACGAGGGTGGGTGGAAAAAGCTCCGAGGAGCCGGAAGCGGGGCGGGCCCGGTGCCGGCGGCCCACCCGGCCATTCTCCCCCGGACGGGGCCAAGCACCGGGGCCCGTCCGGACACCCGCGTACACCTTCGACGGGCCCGTGCCTCGACCCGTCCCGGGCCCGTGCTTCGACCCGTCCCCGTCCCGTGCCTCGACCCGTACGGCCCCGCGCCCCGGCCTCAGCCCAGGGTCGGCAGCTTGATCAGCACCAGCAGCGCCAGCAGCTGCAGCGAGGCGGCTCCGGCGGCCTTGCCCCAGGGCAGGTCGTGGATCCGTCGCACCATGGCGGTCAGCAGACCGGCGCAGAGCAGCCAGGTGAGCCAGCCGACCACCTGGACGACCAGGTTGTCGGCCGGCAGGAAGAGCGCGAGCAGCAGCCGCGGCGCGTCGGAGGTCCAGCCGATCAGGACGGCCAGGCCGACCGTGGAGCGCCACGGGCCGTCCCCGCCGAACTGCCGGGCCAGCGCGTACGTGACGGCGCCCAGCATGCCGCCGGCGAGGGTGAAGACCACCCCGGAGGCGGCGAGGGCGGTCAGCGCGACGGTGAAGGTGGAGTCCAGCACGTCGTTGCGGGTCAGGCCGAGCCCGAGGACGGCGAGCACGCCGTACAGCAGCGAGACGCAGAGCGCGGGCAGCCAGACCTGGTGGTCGCGGGCCCGGTCGAAGGTGGCGGAGGGCGAGCGGTAGAGGCCGGTCAGCAGCTCGCGCCAGCGCGGGCGCGGCCCGGCCACCCGCGGCGCCGACTGGCCGCCGGCCCGGTAGACCGCGACGTTGTCCTGCCCGTACTCGGGGCCGTAGCCCTGCCGGTCGTACCCCTGCGGGCCGTAGCCGTCCTGCCGGTACTCGGGCGGGTAGGGCTGCGGGTACCCCTGCGGGGGGCCGTCCGGGCCGCCCGGGTACGGGTCGCCGTCGCCGACCGGGAAGGCCCGGGTGTGGCCGGGCTGGTCGGCGCCGTACGGGTCGTAGCCGTCGGGGCCGGCCGCGGGGCCTCGGCCCTGCGGCGCGGTGAAGTACTCGGGTCCGTCCGCCTGCCCGTACTGCTGCTGCGGGTGCCCCCCGGGGGGCGCTGTCCACCTGCGGGGATCGGCGCCCTGACCGTTGTCGTATTGATTGCCAGCCACGTTCCGAAGGTACCGGTCCTTCGGCCCCGGTGGCGGTCGATCAAGGGTCCGGGGCCGGATTGCAGCGACTCTGTGACGGGCGTCCGCGGCGGCGGTGCGCTCCCGCCGCCGTTTCCCGGCCCGAAGGAGCCCGCGGGAGGGGCCGGGAGGGACTCCGGGAGTGCCTCGGCGGGGGCCTGCGTCCGACCCCCGCCAGGGCCTTTCCGAGGCGGAGCGAGTCTCCGAGACGGAGCGAGTCTCCGAGGCGGACCTAGTGCTGGGCGCCGACCCGCGGTGCGTGGACGGCGGCCGCCGCGGAGGCGCCGGCCGGGCAGCCGCCGGGGCCCGCGGTGGTCCGTACGGCGCCGACCGGCAGCAGCGTGCCGCAGGCGATCCGGATACCGTTCGGCAGCTCGTTGTCGGCCTCGACGGTCGCGCCGTCGCCGATCACGGCGCCGTCCAGCGAGGTGCGGGCTCCGATGACGGCGTAGGCGCCGACGATGGAGTCCTTGACGAAGGTGTCCGCGGCGATGGTCGCGCCCGGCAGCACCACGCTGCCCTCGACGATCGCGCCGGCCTCGACCACCGCGCCCTCGGAGACCACGGTGCCGGAGCTGAGCACGGCGCCGGGGTGCACGCTGGCGCCGGGCAGCAGCAGCGCGTCGCCGGTCGGGCCGGGGACGGCGGGCGAGTCGACCTTGCCGAGGACCAGGTCGGCGGAGCCGCGGACGAACGCGGCGGGGGTGCCCAGGTCGAGCCAGTACGAGGTGTCCACCACGCCGCGCAGCAGCGCGCCGGTGGCCAGCAGCTCGGGGAAGGTCTCGCGCTCGACCGAGACCTCGCGGCCGGCCGGGATGCGGTCGATCACCGAACGGGTGAACACGTAGCAGCCCGCGTTGATCTGGTCGGTGACGATCTGCTCGGGCGTCTCCGGCTTCTCCAGGAACTCCAGCACCCGGCCGTCCTCGTCGGTCGGGACGAGGCCGAAGGCCCGCGGGTCCTCGACCCGGGTGAGGTGCAGGGTGACGTCCGCGCCGGCGGCCACGTGGCCGTCGCGCAGGCCGGCGATGTCGACGCCGGACAGGATGTCGCCGTTGAAGACCAGGACCGGCTCGTCGGGGCCGCAGGTCAGGCCGGACGCGGCGTTGCGGATCGCGCCGCCGGTGCCCAGCGGCTCGCGCTCGGTCAGGTAGACCAGCTCGATCCCGTACGGGGTGCCGTCCTGGAAGTGGTCCTCGAACACCTCGGCCAGGTAGGACGTGGCGAGCACGACCCGGGTGACACCGGCGGCCGCGGCGCGGGCCAGCTGGTGTGCGATGAAGGGGACGCCCGCCACGGGGAGCATGGGCTTGGGGGTGTGGGTCGTCAACGGGCGCAGTCGCGTGCCCTTGCCGCCGACCAGCATGATCGCCTCGGTCATGGTCTGCGCTGTTCCCCTTGTGCTCCGGTGTGGCGCCGCCGCCGGTGCGGCTGCAGCCCCCGCTGGTGGTGGTCCCCGCCCGGTCCGTCCGGGTGCGGGACAGACCCGCACGGCGCGGGTCAGGCGCCTACTGTATTTCCTTCCCGCGGCGGCCCGGTCAGGCGCCCGCCCGATTGGCGGGACGTCCAGCCGGACGAGGCCTTGGACGGGACGCCGGACGAGACCCCGGGGGTGGCCCGGGCAGGCCCCGGCCACGGCCCGGGCGCGGCCCCGGGACGACCGGGCCCGGCCGACGCCGAGGAGGCGCGGACCGGGCCCGGTCGTAGTAGAACCTGTGGTCGAACTTGTAGCAGAACTGTCGAACGGCGCCGCTCCCGCGGCACCCCGCCCGGCCGGCCCGCACGGGTGGCGGGCCGGCCGGCAGGGGTCAGGCGTCGACGGTCTCGGGGGCCGCCTCGGCGGTCGGCGCCGCCTTGACGGACTCCAGCAGCAGCTGGGCGACGTCGACCACCTTCAGGTGCTCCTTGGCCGCGCCCTCGTTCTTCTTGCCGTTGGCCGAGTCGGAGAGCATCACCAGGCAGAACGGGCAGGCGGTGGAGACGATGTCGGGGTTGAGCGACAGCGCCTCGTCCATCCGCTCGTTGTTGATGCGCTTGCCGATCCGCTCCTCCATCCACATCCGCGCGCCGCCGGCGCCGCAGCAGAAGCCGCGCTCCTTGTGGCGGTGCATCTCCTGCTGGCGCAGGCCGGGGACCTTGTCCATGATCTCGCGCGGCGGGCTGTAGACCTTGTTGTGCCGGCCCAGGTAGCAGGGGTCGTGGTAGGTGATCAGGCCCTCGACCGGGTTGACCGGCAGCAGCTTGCCCTCGTCGATCAGGTGCTGCAGCAGCTGGGTGTGGTGGATGACCTCGAAGTGGCCGCCCAGCTGCGGGTACTCGTTGGCGATGGTGTTGAAGCAGTGCGGGCAGGTCGCGACGATCCGCTTGGCCGGGGCGTCCTCCAGCGCGGCGTTCAGCGTCTCGACGTTCTGCGCGCCGAGCATCTGGAAGAGGAACTCGTTGCCCAGGCGGCGCGGGGAGTCGCCGGAGCAGGTCTCCTCCTTGCCGAGGATCGCGAACTTGACGCCCGCGGTGTGCAGCAGCTCGGCGAAGGCCTTGGTGGTCTTCTTCGCGCGGTCCTCCAGGGCGCCGGCGCAGCCGACCCAGTAGAGGTACTCGACCTCGGCGGGGTCGATGTCCTCACCGATCACCGGCACCTCGATGCCGGTCTCCTTCTTGAGCTCCTTGACCCAGTCCAGACGGGCCTTGGTGGCCATGCCCCACGGGTTGCCCTTGTTCTCCAGGTTCTTGAGCATCGTCCCGGCCTCGGTCGGGAAGGAGCTCTCGATCATCACCTGGTAGCGGCGCATGTCGACGATGTGGTCGATGTGCTCGATGTCCACCGGGCACTGCTCGACGCAGGCGCCGCAGCTGGTGCAGGACCAGAGCACGTCCGGGTCGATGACGCCGTTCTCCTCGGCGGTGCCGATCAGCGGGCGCTCGGCCTCGGCCAGCGCGGCCGCCGGGACGTCCTTGAGCTGCTCGGCGGTGGCGATCTCGTTGCCCTCGGCGTCCTTGCCGCCGCCGGCCAGCAGGTAGGGCGCCTTGGCGAAGGCGTGCTCGCGCAGGCTCATGATCAGCAGCTTGGGCGACAGCGGCTTGCCGGTGTTCCAGGCGGGGCACTGGGACTGGCAGCGGCCGCACTCGGTGCAGGTGGAGAAGTCGAGGATGCCCTTCCAGGAGAAGTGCTCGACCTGGGAGACGCCGAAGACGGCGTCGTCGGCCGGGTCCTCGAAGTCGATCGGGGCGCCGCCGCTGGTCATCGGCCGCAGCGCGCCGAGGGCGACGGAGCCGCTCTCCTCGCGCTTGAAGAAGATGTTGAAGAAGGCGAGGAAGCGGTGCCAGGCCACGCCCATCGACGGGTTGACGCCGATGGTGGTCGCCCAGGCGAAGGAGATGCAGATCTTCAGCATCGCGAACAGGTAGATCAGGTTTTCCAGGGTGCTGTGCGAGAGGCCCTTGAAGGCCAGCACCAGCGGGTACGAGATCAGGTACGCGGCCTCGTAGGACTCGACGCCGGCCAGGGCGCCCTCCAGGCCGCGCAGCACCATGATGCAGATGCCGATGCCGAGGATCGTGTACTCGACGTAGAAGGCCTGCCAGGCGATCGAGCCGGCGAAGCGGGACTTGCGGCCGGCCCGGCCGGGCAGGCTGAGCAGCCGGATCACGATCAGGGTCGCGATGCCCAGCGTGGTCAGGGTGCCGACCAGCTCGGTGAAGATCTCGAACGGCAGCCAGAGGCCGATCACGGGGATCGTCCACTCGGCGTCGAAGAGCTGCCCGAAGGCGGTGACCAGGGTGGTGATCAGGGTGAAGAAGCCGACCGCGACGAACCAGTGCGCGACGCCGACGACGCCCCACTGGTTCATCCGGGTGTGGCCGAGGAACTCGACGGCCACCGTCTTCGCCCTCAGCACCGGGTTGCCGGTGCGGGTGGCGTCCGGCGAACCGGTCTTCACCACCTTGTAGATGTACGCGGCCGCACGGGCGGCGAGCGCGGTGCCGATCACAGTGGTGACCAGCGAGATGACGATCGCTGCTAGCTGCATCGGCTCTCCGTCTCCTGCGGCTGGGGTCGAGCTGTGTATAGAGGGGTCCGACCGATTGTACTCATCGGTAACTTGCAGGTGGACCTCGGCGGAGACTATCGCTCGTTAACGCCCGTTCAGAAGATGCGCAAGGTATGGCGGCAGTCACTAAGGGCTTACTCACCCGTTTGTCTGAGGCATGTCCCGCCAGGGGGGTGGCCGGCGGGCGAGCCGGACCCGCTCGGTCGCGGGCCATATTCGAGTGTGCCCGCACCGCCGCGCCGACCGGCCCGTTCGGGCGCGTCGCGGCATGCCCTACAGATAAGCGCGCAGTAAAGTTGAGTGGCAACGGCTCAAGCCTGTTGACGCTCCCGATCTCGTCAGGCATGCTTGAGCCCGTAAAGCTCAACTCTTCCGTGGAGGTATTTACGATGGCACGCGCGGTCGGCATCGACCTCGGTACGACGAACTCGGTCGTCAGCGTTCTGGAGGGCGGCGAGCCCACCGTCATCACGAACGCCGAGGGCGCTCGGACCACGCCGTCCGTCGTCGCCTTCGCCAAGAACGGCGAGGTGCTGGTCGGCGAGGTCGCCAAGCGCCAGGCGGTCACGAACGTGGACCGGACCATTCGCTCGGTCAAGCGCCACATGGGCACCGGGTGGAAGGTCAACCTGGACGGCAAGGACTTCAACCCCCAGCAGATCAGCGCCTTCATCCTGC
The sequence above is a segment of the Kitasatospora sp. NBC_00240 genome. Coding sequences within it:
- a CDS encoding Yip1 family protein: MAGNQYDNGQGADPRRWTAPPGGHPQQQYGQADGPEYFTAPQGRGPAAGPDGYDPYGADQPGHTRAFPVGDGDPYPGGPDGPPQGYPQPYPPEYRQDGYGPQGYDRQGYGPEYGQDNVAVYRAGGQSAPRVAGPRPRWRELLTGLYRSPSATFDRARDHQVWLPALCVSLLYGVLAVLGLGLTRNDVLDSTFTVALTALAASGVVFTLAGGMLGAVTYALARQFGGDGPWRSTVGLAVLIGWTSDAPRLLLALFLPADNLVVQVVGWLTWLLCAGLLTAMVRRIHDLPWGKAAGAASLQLLALLVLIKLPTLG
- a CDS encoding trypsin-like peptidase domain-containing protein, giving the protein MRHGPDGVLDRVVMVAQRDRTTGQAKFLASGFLLTSSLAISVGHAFEQSDRYAYEIRLAATATRKDRDCRPNAVELVVCHQDPSLDLALLVLSDDQDDLAPVRLGVLPVQLGTVQFTAVGFPDFALDRNVPTTRQINGDVLLGSFLGRAGMELSLSSPPPEASSDEHRVSSPWTGFSGAGVLAHDDVLIGVCSSHHVLGGTASLTATGFEGLPRDPKFVRYLRAHGVDPDPVPVTKPEGADTHLREIHTHHEVIRGLHGRRTHLTEGQLSFISPGSSHEADPQNLLRHLSAADPRGVLLVGPAGVGKTRTCFEVAEAAHRADWQVFHVEANNSVTVEDLSRVVLSGDRSRVLLVLDHLDACPQLDLRVLVNGFLPEAKRLGVHVAALASIRPGARRRLHQRGAGLFFDEVFLRQDDNYQTTVITHILHEVAPRSLQRWGATELARACGRRPVTALLIADALERRLTAGRPAPDLTRVRPGELIGWIREGIWQDALAPVNTVEATNPLATTVPDLAHIAFATAVSICPQPRQAVEDAVDALLAARPSADPAITGGRHVVDTLLSLGWMDESEGELHVVHDIVTDELVLHSMLPPPGWSVHDASAEALLDATSRRSRSFVLIADHLRRLATDLEGQGPGDRSGALERFCRNWVTRNATTLGKLLEHAGKNGEHALLTMVLNSPWKSATLEVWDDLVRPWLVRAERDHAARHFLDTALSDPQNLPQPLVSASLSWLSRRAEQTDADHVIRALLDRSDLSSGQEQLAVDYALNWVREHASWRAAPLILGQLLKRDHDAHRVEQVMKCVFDWLSPRRLPESSAAVLRRLLEHDDLAVEYRRAAVDRTFTWFTNHRDASAAAAAASLLGALLSCHSLTALEEHSALELAFDWLSVNHSAVPTAGVVLRAVLEACQLTAEQAQRTARYVEAWSTLHPSSVHRSNVLRALLASEASGKGVKLLKRLAGDLTEPSAAAALQRLLEHDLTPEEARPIISRAFQWLTLNETATDRQLVLQAMLWRQELVGEQLANVADLTMVELRARPAQPSLIGMLLSRRTGLRPDQAQFGIELALEECTRYTTFHYQRPFLCPLLRRSDLTPEQASRAITLGLERLSTNSSNKTREILCALLERQDLSSAQLSQLLAHTARWLTTRGASPRSSFVLLHLLQRNDLPSEVEEDALRRARESLLTHPDALPAPRLRAQLVRRGSDSS
- the dcd gene encoding dCTP deaminase, coding for MLLSDKDIRTEIDKGRVVIDPFDPSMVQPSSIDVRLDRFFRVFENHRYPHIDPSEEQPDLTRLVEPEGDEAFILHPGEFVLASTYEVISLPDDVASRLEGKSSLGRLGLLTHSTAGFIDPGFSGHVTLELSNVATLPIKLYPGMKIGQLCLFRLSSPSEHPYGSARYGSRYQGQRGPTASRSHLNFHRSQV
- a CDS encoding metal-dependent hydrolase; protein product: MTLPTTHVSFPAGAVTGESPVLAVQPLADGRYAVVTAATPFHPLDHTWPDQPADTGTLTVDGVERPVVDCLTGALGPDGGDLLAGADIPVRRGDEQWSWLVLHVLTDDPGDIVGRPASLAVDAGRRAALSASHSGCHLLALALNAALAPRWRKDPGRADAFGNADFDSLAMASSVMDTEASTDTYRLGKSLKKKGFTAEATDELPALAEALPAVTEAVNDLLATWVAADAPVRIETPGPELTARRQWHCELPAGPAQIFCGGTHLHHLGELAELRTELRLSEDGSELTAVTRPKRA
- a CDS encoding (Fe-S)-binding protein, producing MQLAAIVISLVTTVIGTALAARAAAYIYKVVKTGSPDATRTGNPVLRAKTVAVEFLGHTRMNQWGVVGVAHWFVAVGFFTLITTLVTAFGQLFDAEWTIPVIGLWLPFEIFTELVGTLTTLGIATLIVIRLLSLPGRAGRKSRFAGSIAWQAFYVEYTILGIGICIMVLRGLEGALAGVESYEAAYLISYPLVLAFKGLSHSTLENLIYLFAMLKICISFAWATTIGVNPSMGVAWHRFLAFFNIFFKREESGSVALGALRPMTSGGAPIDFEDPADDAVFGVSQVEHFSWKGILDFSTCTECGRCQSQCPAWNTGKPLSPKLLIMSLREHAFAKAPYLLAGGGKDAEGNEIATAEQLKDVPAAALAEAERPLIGTAEENGVIDPDVLWSCTSCGACVEQCPVDIEHIDHIVDMRRYQVMIESSFPTEAGTMLKNLENKGNPWGMATKARLDWVKELKKETGIEVPVIGEDIDPAEVEYLYWVGCAGALEDRAKKTTKAFAELLHTAGVKFAILGKEETCSGDSPRRLGNEFLFQMLGAQNVETLNAALEDAPAKRIVATCPHCFNTIANEYPQLGGHFEVIHHTQLLQHLIDEGKLLPVNPVEGLITYHDPCYLGRHNKVYSPPREIMDKVPGLRQQEMHRHKERGFCCGAGGARMWMEERIGKRINNERMDEALSLNPDIVSTACPFCLVMLSDSANGKKNEGAAKEHLKVVDVAQLLLESVKAAPTAEAAPETVDA